In Streptomyces sp. P3, one DNA window encodes the following:
- a CDS encoding VCBS repeat-containing protein: MFPIRDARRRLAAAVTVVLALTATGAALPSPATAAPTAGLAATGAEGQSVVAFPKGNVITGATASGYLTHNPATGRSWLPAAGGAPTKWPSSFTVLGTGSGDLVATYAAPANTTGMITDMATGSVVYSYYPGPSTSGVTFAGAAGLCLFTTLDNAAGGKTLRMHTKDMPLRTVPGLPDTATEVKVAPATAAHAQVTYATGTGTDTRRFLGLLDLSAGTVTETYELPAADVGTDIAASPTRVAWVEYDPTSDAAYEATVAVTDRSTGTRQHIPVGKVRTKGVEIGLQGDWVTYGGRSALDADGTYSSDALTAYDLTSGATHKLLDHLTSAATAPDGTVFARGGTVADNEGVYRIAPGQDGLPAATLVAGTGEPTRVTLTGSNVPTVIDLDPRGGDAAMAWQLSRKNVFVTLALRHVRTGKTVTAYFTRPLQSSVTFNWDGELGSPERGNAYNGAYTWTLVAKPLNGIGPDLTSSGTFTVVRTAKPHDFDDNGAPNVLARDATGRLWSSDTYYDPYNPGQLAEHERRLIGPGWSIYNQLEVAGNVGGSQHADLIARDASGVLWLYLGTGAGGFSSRTRIGGGWQIYNKITGGSDYTGDGRPDLLATDTSGVLWLYKGTGNYAAPFATRTKLGSGWGAYNKITAVGNVGGTAAGDLVARDAGGVLWLYLGHGNGTFASRVRIGSGWNVYSDLVGIGDADHDGRPDLLAYDKRQNMTYLYRGTGNSSAPFATRMYYTPDNPTVAYNRLA, encoded by the coding sequence TTGTTCCCCATACGCGACGCCCGGCGACGCCTCGCCGCGGCCGTCACCGTCGTCCTCGCCCTCACCGCCACCGGCGCCGCCCTGCCCTCCCCCGCGACGGCCGCGCCCACCGCCGGCCTCGCGGCCACGGGAGCCGAGGGCCAGTCGGTCGTCGCCTTCCCGAAGGGGAACGTCATCACCGGGGCCACCGCCTCGGGCTACCTGACCCACAACCCGGCCACCGGCCGAAGCTGGCTTCCCGCCGCGGGCGGCGCCCCGACGAAATGGCCGTCGAGCTTCACCGTCCTGGGTACCGGGTCCGGCGACCTCGTCGCCACCTACGCCGCCCCCGCCAACACCACCGGCATGATCACGGACATGGCGACCGGATCGGTCGTCTACTCCTACTACCCCGGCCCCTCCACCTCCGGGGTCACCTTCGCAGGCGCCGCCGGCCTCTGCCTCTTCACCACCCTGGACAACGCCGCGGGCGGCAAGACGCTCCGAATGCACACCAAGGACATGCCGCTGCGCACAGTGCCCGGCCTTCCGGACACGGCCACCGAGGTGAAGGTCGCGCCCGCCACCGCCGCCCACGCCCAGGTGACCTACGCCACCGGCACCGGCACGGACACACGGCGCTTCCTCGGTCTCCTCGACCTTTCCGCCGGCACCGTGACCGAGACCTACGAGCTGCCGGCCGCCGACGTGGGCACGGACATCGCGGCCTCGCCGACGCGCGTGGCGTGGGTCGAGTACGACCCCACGTCCGACGCGGCGTACGAGGCGACGGTGGCCGTCACCGACCGCTCCACCGGAACGCGGCAGCACATCCCCGTGGGCAAGGTGCGGACCAAGGGCGTGGAGATCGGCCTGCAGGGCGACTGGGTGACGTACGGCGGCCGAAGCGCCCTGGACGCCGACGGCACGTACTCCTCGGACGCGCTGACCGCGTACGACCTGACGAGCGGCGCCACCCACAAGCTCCTCGACCACCTCACCTCCGCCGCCACCGCCCCCGACGGCACCGTGTTCGCGCGCGGCGGCACGGTCGCCGACAACGAGGGCGTGTACCGGATCGCGCCCGGCCAGGACGGCCTCCCGGCCGCGACCCTGGTCGCCGGCACGGGCGAGCCCACCCGGGTCACACTGACCGGCTCCAACGTCCCCACCGTGATCGACCTCGATCCACGCGGCGGCGATGCGGCGATGGCGTGGCAGCTGTCCCGGAAGAACGTCTTCGTGACGCTCGCACTACGGCATGTCCGCACGGGCAAGACCGTCACCGCGTACTTCACCCGTCCCCTGCAGTCGTCCGTCACCTTCAACTGGGACGGCGAACTGGGTTCGCCGGAGCGAGGCAACGCGTACAACGGCGCCTACACCTGGACGCTCGTGGCCAAGCCCCTCAACGGCATCGGCCCCGACCTCACGTCTTCAGGCACGTTCACGGTCGTGCGCACCGCCAAGCCGCACGACTTCGACGACAACGGCGCGCCGAACGTGCTCGCACGGGACGCCACCGGGCGTCTGTGGAGCAGCGACACCTATTACGACCCCTACAACCCTGGGCAGTTGGCGGAGCACGAGAGAAGGCTCATCGGACCGGGCTGGAGCATCTACAACCAGCTCGAGGTCGCCGGCAACGTGGGCGGCTCCCAGCACGCCGACCTGATCGCCCGTGATGCCAGCGGTGTGCTGTGGCTGTACCTCGGCACCGGCGCCGGCGGCTTCTCGAGCCGCACGAGAATCGGCGGCGGCTGGCAGATCTACAACAAGATCACCGGCGGCAGCGACTACACCGGGGACGGACGGCCCGACCTGCTCGCCACCGACACCTCCGGGGTGCTCTGGCTCTACAAGGGCACCGGCAACTACGCCGCTCCGTTCGCGACCCGGACGAAGCTCGGCAGCGGCTGGGGCGCCTACAACAAGATCACCGCTGTGGGGAACGTCGGCGGCACCGCCGCGGGCGACCTCGTCGCCCGGGACGCCGGCGGTGTGCTGTGGCTGTACCTCGGACACGGCAACGGCACCTTCGCCTCACGCGTCAGGATCGGCAGCGGCTGGAACGTCTACAGCGACCTCGTCGGCATCGGCGACGCCGACCACGACGGCCGACCCGACCTGCTCGCATACGACAAGAGACAGAACATGACGTACCTCTACCGCGGCACCGGCAACTCGTCGGCACCGTTCGCAACGCGGATGTACTACACCCCCGACAACCCCACCGTCGCGTACAACCGCCTGGCATGA
- a CDS encoding cupin domain-containing protein, producing the protein MRLVNHERDAMDLRTTPVHLGLGSRAKPVEGFTWDPEALQAYSAAVAADGTEGRMVMIFDGDGLGDHWESHPAGDELVVCLSGSVTVTRDVDGLQDHVLLGPGEATINPAGVWHVVDMEGPTSILAITAPLGTDHRPRTGIRTGPIERVGTPTEEAP; encoded by the coding sequence ATGAGACTCGTCAACCACGAACGCGATGCCATGGACCTGCGGACCACCCCCGTGCACCTCGGACTGGGATCGAGAGCGAAACCCGTCGAGGGATTCACCTGGGACCCGGAGGCGCTCCAGGCCTACAGCGCCGCGGTCGCGGCAGACGGCACCGAGGGTCGGATGGTGATGATCTTCGACGGCGACGGGCTCGGAGACCATTGGGAGAGCCACCCTGCAGGCGACGAGCTGGTCGTTTGCCTCAGCGGGTCCGTGACGGTCACTCGCGACGTGGACGGGCTGCAGGACCACGTTCTGCTCGGGCCGGGCGAGGCCACCATCAACCCGGCCGGGGTATGGCACGTGGTCGACATGGAGGGGCCGACGTCCATCCTGGCCATCACTGCGCCCCTCGGCACCGACCACCGTCCTCGGACCGGCATCCGGACCGGCCCGATCGAACGCGTCGGCACACCCACGGAGGAAGCGCCGTGA
- a CDS encoding response regulator transcription factor: MSIRVLLADDQALLRGAFRLLIDAQPDMELVAEASNGAEAVRLARSERADVVLMDIRMPEVDGIEATRLIGRDQDLAGVKVLVLTTFEEDEYVIEALRAGASGFLGKGIEPAQLLDAIRLITAGEALLSPAATKGLIARVLTQPSPGDLVDHARLAALTPREREVLTLVAAGLSNGEIAERLFVTPVTVKTHANRAMAKLGVRDRAQLVVIAYETGLVRPGERQV, encoded by the coding sequence ATGAGCATTCGGGTCCTGCTCGCCGACGACCAAGCCCTGCTCCGGGGCGCCTTCAGGCTGCTCATCGACGCGCAGCCGGACATGGAGTTGGTCGCCGAGGCCTCCAACGGCGCTGAGGCCGTACGGCTGGCCCGGTCCGAGCGGGCCGACGTCGTGTTGATGGACATCCGGATGCCCGAGGTCGACGGCATCGAGGCGACCCGGCTGATCGGCCGGGACCAGGACCTGGCCGGGGTCAAGGTACTCGTCCTCACCACCTTCGAGGAGGACGAGTACGTCATCGAGGCGCTCCGAGCCGGGGCCAGCGGATTCCTCGGCAAGGGCATCGAACCGGCGCAGCTCCTCGACGCGATCCGCCTCATCACCGCGGGCGAGGCACTGCTCTCCCCCGCGGCCACCAAGGGCCTCATCGCCCGAGTCCTCACCCAGCCCTCGCCGGGCGACCTCGTCGACCATGCCCGCCTGGCCGCACTCACTCCCCGGGAACGCGAGGTACTGACACTGGTGGCCGCCGGCCTGTCCAACGGCGAGATCGCCGAGCGGCTCTTCGTCACTCCGGTCACTGTGAAGACCCATGCCAACCGGGCCATGGCCAAACTCGGCGTCCGGGACCGCGCTCAACTCGTCGTCATCGCCTATGAGACCGGCCTGGTCCGTCCGGGAGAACGGCAGGTCTGA
- a CDS encoding helix-turn-helix transcriptional regulator, which translates to MAVDEADGTLAAMGPRLRSAREQHGATLAGISCATGISPSTLSRIETGRRKPTLEVVLRLGKEYGVSLDELAGIAPVPAVEPRTSAPLSFGDSKVVLPLTRYVGGLHAHKHVLPAIEGPPARPRQVSHEGYEWLCVLYGRLWLALADQDLVLASGDAAEFDTRIPHAVANAGSGGPVEYLILYGPQGERLRQRTPRAAGRGSGERKAPE; encoded by the coding sequence GTGGCAGTCGACGAGGCGGACGGCACGTTGGCGGCGATGGGGCCCAGGCTGCGATCCGCACGCGAGCAGCACGGCGCCACGCTCGCCGGTATCAGCTGCGCGACGGGCATCTCACCGAGCACGTTGTCGCGGATCGAGACCGGCCGGCGCAAGCCCACCCTGGAGGTGGTGCTGCGGCTGGGGAAGGAGTACGGCGTCTCGCTGGACGAGCTGGCCGGTATCGCACCCGTCCCAGCGGTCGAGCCGCGCACCTCGGCGCCGCTGAGCTTCGGCGACAGCAAGGTGGTGCTGCCGCTCACCCGATACGTCGGCGGCTTGCACGCCCACAAGCATGTCCTGCCTGCCATTGAAGGGCCGCCCGCGCGGCCACGTCAGGTCTCCCACGAGGGCTACGAGTGGCTGTGCGTCCTGTACGGGCGGCTGTGGCTCGCACTCGCTGACCAGGACCTCGTCCTGGCTTCCGGCGACGCCGCCGAGTTCGACACCCGCATCCCCCACGCAGTCGCGAACGCCGGATCCGGCGGACCGGTCGAGTATTTGATCTTGTACGGGCCGCAGGGAGAACGTCTACGACAGCGCACCCCTCGCGCCGCTGGTCGCGGGAGTGGTGAGAGAAAGGCCCCTGAATGA
- a CDS encoding AraC family transcriptional regulator: MLNHMATGIGARPAPVLREYVDSYVGFDLRGFPTGVHCGPPGRALNAVISLSDPLEVAAGVDDGSPVTRFGSVAGGLMCRSVAVHHDGRQQGVRVSLTPLGARAIYGMPSAELAHRLVPLDELLGALAVELVDRLRSATTWAARFTALDELLLRAVGRGACGDPARRVRPEVAEAWRRLVAARGCVQVGAVAAELGWSRRYLTERFRGEVGLSPKTVARVLRFEHAHELAAAQDAPPWGDLATVSGYADQAHLVRDWREFTGRSPTAWRRGEVLLGAG; this comes from the coding sequence CTGCTGAACCACATGGCCACCGGGATCGGTGCACGTCCGGCGCCCGTCTTGCGGGAGTACGTCGACTCCTATGTCGGCTTCGACCTCCGCGGGTTTCCGACGGGGGTGCATTGCGGCCCGCCGGGCCGCGCGCTCAACGCGGTGATCAGCCTGTCAGATCCTTTGGAGGTGGCGGCGGGCGTTGACGACGGGTCACCGGTCACCCGATTCGGCAGCGTGGCCGGCGGTCTGATGTGCCGGTCCGTCGCGGTTCACCACGACGGACGCCAGCAAGGTGTCCGGGTATCGCTGACACCGCTCGGGGCCCGCGCCATCTACGGCATGCCGTCCGCCGAGCTCGCCCACCGGCTGGTCCCACTTGACGAGCTTCTCGGAGCGCTTGCCGTCGAGCTGGTCGACCGGCTCCGATCGGCGACGACATGGGCGGCGCGGTTCACCGCGCTGGACGAATTGCTCCTCCGAGCTGTCGGCCGTGGGGCCTGTGGCGACCCTGCGCGTCGGGTGCGCCCCGAGGTCGCCGAGGCGTGGCGCCGTCTCGTCGCCGCGCGGGGTTGCGTCCAGGTCGGTGCGGTCGCCGCGGAACTCGGCTGGAGCCGTCGGTACCTCACCGAGAGGTTTCGCGGTGAGGTGGGCCTGTCGCCGAAGACCGTCGCCCGAGTCCTGCGCTTCGAGCACGCGCACGAGCTGGCGGCGGCGCAGGACGCGCCCCCGTGGGGCGATTTGGCAACCGTCTCCGGCTACGCCGACCAGGCCCATCTCGTCCGGGACTGGCGCGAGTTCACGGGCCGATCGCCGACGGCCTGGCGTCGCGGCGAAGTCCTCCTCGGAGCCGGGTAG
- a CDS encoding YafY family protein: MPRPIARVLTLLELLQLGGIRTVTELADRLGVDERTVRRYVNHLLDLDVPVESVRGRHGGYRLAPGYRMPPLMLSDDEALAVLLGLLAGRRAGLMTATGAASETAAAKIRRVLPERLRLTLDAVLGSLAFTTPPGETAVPDSTVLLPIADAVNHHRPISIRYTAADGRRSERTLHPHGLVAHSGRWYVTAADLTSGQDRTFRLDRITGVRALPGSFEPPAGLDPAERVLTGFATAPYQHEVTLRIQGTPEHIRTRLPAGVAIVEELTCPHGADPQTERWFRVELRVNRLDWLPAVLASLDRPFVIERPDELRGLVEALAERLTESARRSPPHE; this comes from the coding sequence ATGCCTCGCCCTATCGCCCGTGTGCTCACCCTGCTGGAGCTTCTGCAGTTGGGAGGCATCCGGACCGTGACCGAACTGGCCGACCGGCTCGGCGTCGACGAACGCACCGTGCGGCGCTACGTCAACCACCTCCTCGACCTCGACGTGCCCGTCGAATCGGTGCGCGGCCGCCACGGCGGCTACCGGCTCGCCCCCGGCTACCGCATGCCTCCGCTCATGCTGAGCGACGACGAAGCGCTCGCCGTGCTGCTCGGCCTGCTCGCGGGCCGGCGGGCAGGCCTGATGACGGCCACGGGTGCGGCGAGCGAGACAGCGGCGGCCAAGATCCGGCGAGTGCTGCCCGAGCGGCTGCGCCTCACACTCGACGCCGTGCTCGGCTCCCTTGCCTTCACGACCCCGCCCGGCGAGACAGCCGTCCCGGATTCCACGGTCCTGCTCCCGATCGCCGACGCCGTGAACCATCACCGGCCGATCTCGATCCGGTACACCGCCGCCGACGGCCGGCGCAGCGAACGCACACTGCACCCGCACGGGCTCGTCGCCCACTCGGGCCGGTGGTACGTAACGGCTGCGGATCTCACGTCCGGCCAGGACCGGACATTCCGGTTGGATCGCATCACCGGTGTGAGGGCCTTGCCCGGCTCGTTCGAACCACCCGCCGGACTCGACCCGGCGGAGCGCGTCCTGACCGGGTTCGCCACTGCCCCGTACCAGCACGAGGTGACCCTCCGGATCCAGGGAACGCCCGAGCACATCCGCACCCGGCTTCCCGCCGGCGTCGCGATCGTGGAGGAACTGACGTGCCCGCACGGCGCAGATCCGCAGACCGAGCGCTGGTTCCGCGTCGAACTGCGTGTGAACCGGCTCGACTGGCTGCCTGCTGTACTCGCCTCGCTGGACCGGCCCTTCGTCATCGAACGCCCGGATGAGCTCCGCGGGCTTGTCGAAGCTCTCGCCGAACGGCTCACGGAGTCCGCCCGACGAAGCCCACCTCACGAATGA
- a CDS encoding GDSL-type esterase/lipase family protein has protein sequence MTTRIACLGDSLTRAQFSVDYLELFGRRLPPGDVRLARFGANGDFAYNLLQRLDAVVTNPPDVITVLIGTNDARASLAGYPVEQAMKRKKLPDRPSAGWFQQCLGAVVARLRAETDATIGLLSLPVLGQQLDAAAAQASQAYSRMIAEVAATDEVAYLPLHERQIEELRQADPPPISYREVTPAEGVGVLVQHAVLRRSLDTISRRRGLVLTTDHIHQNSRGATLIAEVIDAGLLTQSA, from the coding sequence GTGACGACACGCATCGCCTGCCTGGGCGACAGCCTCACCCGCGCGCAGTTCAGCGTCGACTACCTGGAACTTTTCGGACGACGCCTCCCTCCCGGCGACGTGCGGCTTGCCCGTTTCGGCGCCAACGGCGACTTCGCCTACAACCTCTTGCAGCGCCTTGACGCTGTCGTCACGAACCCACCCGATGTGATCACCGTGTTGATCGGGACCAACGACGCCCGAGCGAGCCTTGCCGGCTACCCCGTCGAGCAGGCCATGAAGCGCAAAAAGCTCCCCGATCGCCCGTCGGCAGGCTGGTTCCAACAGTGCCTGGGAGCCGTCGTCGCACGGCTGCGAGCGGAGACCGACGCGACGATCGGTCTGCTGTCGCTACCGGTACTCGGCCAACAACTCGACGCAGCAGCGGCACAGGCATCGCAGGCGTACAGCCGGATGATCGCCGAGGTCGCCGCCACCGACGAGGTGGCCTACCTGCCGCTCCACGAACGCCAGATCGAGGAACTGCGCCAAGCGGACCCGCCGCCGATTTCCTACCGGGAGGTGACGCCCGCAGAGGGCGTCGGCGTCCTCGTCCAGCACGCAGTGCTGCGCCGCAGCCTCGACACGATCTCGCGGCGGCGAGGTCTCGTGCTCACGACCGACCACATCCACCAGAACAGCCGCGGCGCCACCCTCATCGCTGAGGTCATCGACGCCGGTCTGCTGACCCAGAGCGCGTAG
- a CDS encoding VOC family protein: MDFVSVRVITGDVARLVEFYERATGVSATWSTDDFAELRTASATLAIGSTRTVPLFAPGSARPADNHSVILEFLVDDVDSVHQNLIGFVEDFVNEPTTMPWGNRALLFRDPDGNLVNFFTPVTPAAVEKFAR; encoded by the coding sequence ATGGATTTTGTCTCTGTCCGCGTCATCACGGGCGACGTCGCCCGTCTCGTCGAGTTCTACGAGCGTGCCACCGGCGTATCCGCCACCTGGTCCACCGACGACTTTGCTGAGCTCAGGACCGCCTCGGCCACCCTCGCGATCGGCAGTACCCGTACGGTCCCTCTGTTCGCGCCCGGCTCCGCCCGCCCGGCCGACAACCACAGCGTCATCCTTGAGTTCCTTGTCGACGACGTGGACAGCGTGCACCAGAACCTGATCGGTTTCGTGGAGGACTTCGTCAACGAGCCCACCACGATGCCTTGGGGCAATCGCGCACTCCTGTTCCGCGATCCCGACGGCAACCTCGTCAACTTCTTCACCCCAGTCACGCCGGCCGCCGTTGAGAAGTTCGCTCGCTGA
- a CDS encoding sensor histidine kinase has protein sequence MDVRRMWRQWLSRHDRVRDALPGVPLVVISVAATAVGDNSWHEPYWFDGVWTALSCLPLAVRSLRPLQVVLVTLAGDLALMAFAPHMVAAPAASLIALYTLAALGDRRTAWTVGVIAALMITGVYAGSHTESLVGGASLVRFDLAIAATALGRAVRSRRDHLAEAAGRVELAERTQEEEARRRVTEERVRIARELHDVVAHHITLVNAQAGVAHHLMRTNPDRAYEALAHIKDNSRTALDELRATVGLLRQSDDAPDVRAPIPRLTDLDALIGGFQSSGLIVTVTRLGAPRPLSPSIELTAYRIVQEALTNTHKHASATRAAILLDYGPHLLRVMVTDDGRPGAPKGAGTGHGLIGMYERAVAVGGSATAGPRPEGGFQVVAELPLALAPATVPGAS, from the coding sequence ATGGACGTGAGACGGATGTGGCGACAGTGGCTGTCCCGGCACGACCGGGTCAGGGACGCGCTCCCCGGCGTGCCGCTGGTGGTGATCTCCGTGGCGGCCACGGCCGTCGGCGACAACAGTTGGCACGAGCCGTACTGGTTCGACGGAGTGTGGACGGCGCTGTCGTGCCTGCCTCTGGCGGTCCGCAGTCTGCGACCGCTGCAGGTCGTCCTTGTCACGTTGGCGGGCGACCTCGCCCTCATGGCCTTCGCCCCGCACATGGTCGCCGCCCCGGCCGCGAGCCTGATCGCCCTGTACACCCTCGCCGCCCTCGGCGACCGGCGCACCGCGTGGACGGTCGGGGTCATCGCCGCCCTGATGATCACGGGTGTCTACGCCGGCTCCCACACTGAGTCCCTGGTAGGAGGGGCCAGCCTCGTGCGGTTCGATCTCGCGATCGCGGCCACCGCCCTGGGCCGCGCGGTCCGCAGCCGCCGTGACCATCTCGCGGAGGCCGCGGGACGCGTGGAACTCGCCGAGCGCACGCAGGAGGAGGAGGCCCGGCGCCGGGTCACCGAGGAACGCGTGCGCATCGCCCGGGAACTCCACGACGTCGTCGCCCACCACATCACCCTGGTCAACGCCCAGGCGGGCGTGGCCCATCACCTCATGCGCACCAACCCGGACCGGGCCTACGAGGCACTGGCCCACATCAAGGACAACAGCCGGACGGCGCTCGACGAACTGCGGGCCACGGTGGGCCTGTTGCGCCAGTCCGACGACGCGCCCGACGTTCGCGCCCCGATCCCCCGGCTGACCGACCTCGACGCCCTGATCGGCGGTTTCCAAAGCAGTGGCCTCATCGTGACCGTGACCCGGCTGGGCGCCCCACGCCCGCTCTCGCCCTCCATCGAGCTGACCGCCTACCGCATCGTCCAGGAAGCCCTCACCAACACGCACAAACACGCGTCCGCCACCCGGGCCGCGATCCTTTTGGACTATGGTCCGCACCTGCTGCGGGTCATGGTGACGGACGACGGACGCCCCGGCGCCCCCAAGGGCGCGGGCACCGGCCACGGGCTGATCGGCATGTACGAACGTGCCGTGGCCGTCGGCGGATCCGCCACCGCCGGCCCACGCCCGGAAGGCGGCTTCCAGGTCGTCGCCGAGTTGCCGCTCGCTCTCGCCCCCGCCACCGTCCCAGGCGCCTCGTGA
- a CDS encoding ricin-type beta-trefoil lectin domain protein encodes MHPSNRLRTTVVAAVTALIAALMAIQPASARPTGAQDNPYQRGPDPTVSSVAAQRGAFATAELTVPPGNGFNGGKIYYPTDTSGGTWAAVAAVPGYTAKWASEGAWMGPWLASFGFVVIGIDTNSPNDYDTARGTQLLAALDYLTQKSPVRDRVDPNRLGVIGHSMGGGGAISAAERRPSLKAALPLAPFSPSQSLSTLRVPTMIMGARDDGTVTPSYLNGLHAGMPTATPSAYVELTSGGHGFPTWGNSNVTRRTIPWLKIFLDNDTRYTQFLCPSLPDRTGVSRSQVTCGSVPGGGTTPPPTTGGQVVGAPSGRCLDVLNSSQTNGAQTQLWDCADRTSQKWARTDAGELRVYGDKCLDAEASGTSPGTRAVIWDCHGGQNQRWSVNSNGTVTSARSGLCLDAYNAGTANGTQAVLWTCNGGSNQRWTLR; translated from the coding sequence ATGCATCCGAGCAACAGGTTGCGGACGACCGTGGTCGCGGCCGTGACCGCACTGATCGCCGCACTCATGGCGATCCAGCCGGCCTCGGCCCGGCCGACGGGCGCGCAGGACAATCCCTACCAGCGGGGCCCGGACCCCACCGTGAGCAGCGTCGCGGCCCAGCGGGGCGCCTTTGCCACCGCTGAGCTGACGGTGCCGCCCGGCAACGGCTTCAACGGCGGCAAGATCTACTACCCGACCGACACCAGCGGGGGCACCTGGGCCGCCGTGGCCGCCGTACCCGGTTACACCGCCAAGTGGGCGTCCGAGGGCGCCTGGATGGGGCCCTGGCTGGCGTCCTTCGGGTTCGTCGTCATCGGTATCGACACCAACAGCCCCAACGACTACGACACCGCGCGCGGCACCCAGTTGCTGGCGGCCCTGGACTACCTCACCCAGAAGAGCCCGGTGCGCGACCGCGTCGACCCCAACCGGCTGGGCGTGATCGGACACTCCATGGGCGGCGGCGGCGCCATCAGCGCGGCCGAACGGCGTCCCTCACTGAAAGCCGCCCTGCCGCTCGCGCCCTTCTCCCCCTCGCAGAGCCTCTCCACGCTCCGGGTCCCGACAATGATCATGGGAGCCCGCGACGACGGAACGGTCACCCCTTCCTACCTCAACGGCCTCCACGCCGGCATGCCGACCGCCACACCGAGCGCCTATGTCGAGCTCACCAGCGGCGGCCACGGCTTCCCCACCTGGGGCAACTCCAACGTGACACGCCGTACGATCCCCTGGCTCAAGATCTTCCTCGACAACGACACCCGGTACACGCAGTTCCTGTGTCCGTCGCTGCCGGACCGCACCGGCGTCTCACGCTCCCAGGTCACGTGCGGGTCCGTGCCCGGCGGCGGCACGACGCCGCCTCCGACGACCGGTGGCCAGGTCGTCGGCGCCCCCTCCGGCCGCTGCCTGGACGTCCTCAACTCGTCGCAGACCAACGGCGCCCAGACCCAGCTGTGGGACTGCGCGGACAGGACGAGCCAGAAATGGGCCCGCACGGACGCCGGGGAACTGCGCGTCTACGGCGACAAGTGCCTGGACGCCGAGGCCTCGGGAACGTCTCCCGGCACACGGGCCGTGATCTGGGACTGTCACGGCGGGCAGAACCAGCGCTGGAGCGTCAACTCCAACGGCACGGTCACCAGCGCCCGGTCCGGTCTGTGCCTCGACGCGTACAACGCCGGCACCGCAAACGGCACCCAGGCCGTCCTGTGGACCTGCAACGGCGGCTCCAACCAGCGGTGGACTCTGCGTTGA
- a CDS encoding alpha/beta fold hydrolase, which translates to MQSEPTAELRHRTVGAPAGRLHLVEQGAGPLVLLVHGFPESWYSWRRQIPALAAAGYRVAAIDVRGYGRSSKPEATGAYRMLGLVEDNVAVVHALGEENAVVVGHDWGSNIASASALLHPEVFRAVGLLSVPYAAPGGPRPTDVFGQIGGPEQEFYVSYFQEPGRAEAEIEPDVRGWLAGFYAALSADTMPAQDEPDPHFVARAGGRLRDHFPTGVLPAWLSKDDLDVYADEFERTGITGALNRYRNMDRDWKDLAPHRGAPIKQPVLFIGGALDASTTWMADAIDAYPTTLPALAASHLLDGCGHWIQQERPDEVNSLLTDWLATIHG; encoded by the coding sequence ATGCAATCCGAGCCGACCGCCGAACTCCGCCACCGCACCGTCGGGGCCCCGGCCGGACGCCTGCACCTGGTCGAGCAGGGCGCTGGCCCGCTGGTCCTGCTCGTGCACGGCTTTCCCGAGTCCTGGTACTCCTGGCGCCGCCAGATCCCGGCCCTCGCCGCGGCCGGCTACCGGGTGGCAGCGATCGACGTGCGGGGCTACGGCCGTTCTTCCAAGCCGGAGGCGACCGGCGCCTACCGGATGCTCGGCCTGGTGGAGGACAACGTTGCCGTCGTGCACGCCCTCGGCGAGGAGAACGCGGTGGTCGTCGGCCACGACTGGGGTTCCAACATCGCCTCCGCCTCCGCCCTGCTCCACCCCGAGGTCTTCCGCGCCGTCGGCCTGCTGAGCGTTCCCTACGCGGCGCCCGGCGGCCCCCGCCCCACCGACGTCTTCGGCCAGATCGGCGGCCCTGAGCAGGAGTTCTACGTCTCCTACTTCCAGGAGCCGGGCCGCGCCGAGGCGGAGATCGAGCCCGACGTCCGAGGTTGGCTCGCGGGCTTCTACGCGGCCCTGTCCGCCGACACCATGCCCGCCCAGGACGAACCCGACCCGCACTTCGTTGCCCGCGCCGGCGGCCGGCTGCGCGACCACTTCCCCACGGGGGTCCTCCCGGCCTGGCTGAGCAAGGACGACCTCGACGTCTACGCCGACGAGTTCGAGCGCACAGGGATCACCGGCGCACTCAACCGCTACCGCAACATGGACCGAGACTGGAAAGACCTCGCCCCGCACCGCGGAGCCCCGATCAAGCAGCCCGTCCTGTTCATCGGGGGCGCCCTGGACGCCTCCACCACCTGGATGGCCGACGCCATCGACGCCTACCCCACCACCCTCCCCGCCCTGGCCGCCTCCCACCTCTTGGACGGCTGCGGCCACTGGATCCAGCAGGAACGCCCCGATGAGGTCAACAGCCTGCTGACCGACTGGCTCGCCACCATCCACGGCTGA